CAAGAAAAATTTAAGAATAGTTATAATAACTTCAAAAATGCTCGTATTAGTTCCATAGAAATTGCTGTGTCTAGCAAAACTGTAGGAGGTTTGGGGTAACTCTTCCTCTTATTTATGTAGTTGATTTTACTTAGGGCATGAAATTTTAGAGAATGAAATTACTGAGTTGACCCAAAACTGCCTTAATAGGAGCGTGCATAGATGATTTTGGATGGAAATCAGCAGCTTAAAGTAGCACATAGCGAAAGGCAGAAAAACAGAGACTGTTTTTTGAGACAGCTAACAATGACCTCCAATAAAATGCAAGTTAAGAGAAAAAAGATTTTTATTGCTTCTGTATTAGGTGTGGGACTACTGACAGTAGGTTGCGGTTCACTTCCGAAGGAATTAGCTGAAGCTCAATCACAGCGCTCAGGCGGGAACCAAGCGGGGGGCGGCGCAGTGCCTGTGGATGCATCAATTGCCCGTACAGGTGTGTTGCGAAAGGAATTAGAATATACAGCGAGTACCACACCATTTCGCACAGTGTCACTGCGATCGCAAGTGGAAGGGAGGCTTTTGGCATTGAATGTGGATGTGGGGGATGCTCTCAAGCAAGGGCAAATTATTGCACAGATAGATGATGCCCTGCTTAGAACTGCCCAAAATCAAGCAGAAGCAGAACTAGCAGCTCTGAAGTCAGAAGTAGCACGGACAAGAGCGCAAATCAGTAATGCCCGTGCTGAGGTAGAAAGAAATCGAGCGCAACTGGTGCAAGCACAAGCAGACTCGCAAAGGCAGCAGAAACTTTTGAAAGAGGGGGCGATCGCACAACAAACAGCCGAACAAGCACGCACCGAGAGCCTGACTGCTGCCCAAGTCCTGCGTGCTGCACAAGAGCAAGTCCGCACAGAACAGCAAGCCCTTGCTGCTGCCGAAGGTCGAGTCGTTGCTCAACAAGCCGTGGTTGCAGAAGCCAAAGAGCGCCGTTCCTATGCAAGACTAACATCCCCGATTACTGGGGCAGTTTTAGAAAAAGTAACAGAACCAGGAAATCTCCTCCAAGCAGGGAATGAAGTCTTGAGAATAGGAGACTTCAGCCGTGTTAAAGTCGTAGTTCAAGTTTCGGAATTAGAACTGAGCAAAGTTCGCCTAGGACAATCTGTCAAAGTGCGGTTAGATGCGTTCCCCAACCAAACATACACTGGACAAGTCACGCGCA
The sequence above is a segment of the Mastigocladopsis repens PCC 10914 genome. Coding sequences within it:
- a CDS encoding efflux RND transporter periplasmic adaptor subunit produces the protein MTSNKMQVKRKKIFIASVLGVGLLTVGCGSLPKELAEAQSQRSGGNQAGGGAVPVDASIARTGVLRKELEYTASTTPFRTVSLRSQVEGRLLALNVDVGDALKQGQIIAQIDDALLRTAQNQAEAELAALKSEVARTRAQISNARAEVERNRAQLVQAQADSQRQQKLLKEGAIAQQTAEQARTESLTAAQVLRAAQEQVRTEQQALAAAEGRVVAQQAVVAEAKERRSYARLTSPITGAVLEKVTEPGNLLQAGNEVLRIGDFSRVKVVVQVSELELSKVRLGQSVKVRLDAFPNQTYTGQVTRISPAADTTARLIPVEVVIPNSGGKIGSGLLARVNFETQTQARVVVPETAIEVGAGNNETSRQADKGAKGQEQNRQGTVFVVTQAGDKVTVTARPVTLGQKADSKVEILSGLQPGERFVTRSGKPLKDGIAVKLSILSEKQ